ATTACAGACCTATTGGGCTGGGCAGCATTGTATTATTCAGCAGCCTTATGATGTAGAAAAAGGAGCGGGAACGATGAATCCAGCAACTTTTTTACGTGCCCTTGGACCTGAGCCATGGCATGTGGCTTATGTGGAGCCATCACGCCGTCCGGCAGACGGGCGCTATGGTGACAATCCTAACCGTTTGTTTCAGCATCACCAGTTTCAGATCATTATGAAACCATCGCCAGCAAATATTCAGGAACTTTATCTTAGCAGCTTAGAACGATTAGGTATTCATCCTGAGGAACATGATATTCGCTTTGTTGAAGACAATTGGGAATCACCGACGCTGGGGGCTTGGGGTCTTGGCTGGGAAGTTTGGCTTGACGGCATGGAGATTACGCAGTTTACCTATTTTCAACAGGTAGGCAGTATTGATGTGAAACCTGTGGCAGTCGAGATTACCTATGGATTAGAGCGTTTAGCCATGTATATTCAGGGGAAGGAAAATGTTTATGATCTAGAATGGGTAAAGAACATTACTTATGGTGATGTGTTTCATCAAAATGAAGTAGAACAATCAAAATATAACTTTGAAGTAGCTAATACAGATCTTTTATTTACGTTATTTGATCAGTATGAGCAAGAAGCAATCCGGGTGATTGGCGAAGGGCTTGTATTGCCTGCCTATGATTATGTGCTGAAATGTTCTCATACATTTAACTTGCTTGATGCCCGCGGTGCTATTAGTGTTAGTGAAAGGACGGCTTTTATTGGTCGCGTAAGGAATATGGCACGTCTTTGTGCGCAAAATTATCTTGCACAACGTGAAAAACTCGGATTTCCATTGCTCAAAGGGGGGCAAGCGTAATGGCAAATGATGTATTGCTTGAAATGGGTACAGAAGAAATACCCGCCAAATTTATGCCGGATATTTTATCTCAGTTAGAAAATTTGGCAAGGCAAAAGTTAAGTGAACTTAGAATAGATTATGGTGATGTTAAAACATTTGGAACACCACGACGATTTTCCTTATTCATTGCGCAACTCGCTGATAAGCAGGGTGATAAGTCGGCTGAAACCAAGGGGCCTTCTTTGAAAGTGGCTTTTGATCAGGACGGGAAGCCAACAAAAGCGGCTCAGGGATTTGCGCGGGGCCAAAAAGTGGATGTAAGCCAGCTTGTTGTGCGTGAGGGATATGTTTATGCTCAGGTATTTGAAGCGGGGCAGGATGTGGCTGGATTGCTGCCTGACATACTGATAGAGATCATTGGGCATCTATCTTTTCCTAAAAATATGCGCTGGGCTGATTTAGATGTTCGGTTTGTGCGTCCCATTCGCTGGATTGTTGCCCTTCATGGCACAGAGATTATTCCCTTTACTATTGCGGAAGTTAATAGTGGACGTATAACAAGAGGGCATCGTTTCTTAGGTGCCACATCCATCACGGTGGATAATCCTCAGGATTATTTTGTAAAACTCAAGGAAAATTTCGTTATGGTTGATCCAAGTGAACGTCGCACCGTTATTACTAAGCAAATTAAAGAGCTTGCTGTTGCCCAGGGCGGGACAGCGACAATTGATCAAGATTTACTTGAAGAAGTTGTTTATTTAGTAGAATATCCTACAGCTCTTTGTGGTCGGTTTGAAGAAAAATATTTAACTTTGCCACCTGAGGCATTAATTACACCCATGCGTGAGCATCAACGGTATTTTCCGGTTTTTGCAGCGGATGGCAAGCTGATTCCTGTATTTATTACTGTTCGTAACGGAGGCCGCGAACATCTCGAAATTGTTCAACATGGTAATGAGCGAGTGCTCAGAGCACGTTTGGCTGATGCGGAATTTTTCTTTGAAGAGGATAAAAAAATTCCCTTAGACGATCAAGTGAATAAACTTAAAACGATTGTATATCAAGAAGGACTTGGAACATTATTTGACAAGACGCAGCGAATGGAAAAATTGGCACTTTTGGTAGCACGTGAGGCGCAGATTGCAGTGGATCAAACGATTCTTAGCCGTTCAGCTAAATTAGCAAAAGCCGATTTAGTTACGGGGATGGTTTGTGAGTTTACAGAATTGCAAGGTGTTATGGGAAGATCTTATGCACTGTTGCAAGGCGAAAAAGAGGCTGTTGCGGAGGCAATTTTTGAACATTATCTGCCACGCTTTGCGGGTGATATTTTGCCAAAGACAGCTGCTGGTAGGGCCATTGGTATTGCTGACAAACTTGATAATATTGTGGCGACATTTAGTCGTGGTCTTATTCCAACGGGTTCGCAAGATCCCTATGCCTTGCGTCGTCAGGCCCTCGGCATTGTAAATATTTTACTCAATGGCAAACTGCACATGTCACTTCGTACTCTTATTGATCAAAGCATGGATTTGTTGAATTTGCCAGGCAGTCAGGATCGTACGGAACTACGCCAGAATGTATTGGACTTTTTTGCACTTAGACTAAAAAATGTCCTTGCTGAAAATCAGGTGCGTTACGATCTGATTGACGCTGTACTCGCTGAAGGTGTTGATGATTGCTATGCTAGCTATTTGAAGGCTGGGGCTCTATCAAAGTTCGCTGCACAAGAATCGTCTACAGCTCTTATTCAAGCGCTAGTACGTGTCAACAACTTGGCGAAGAAGGATCAGGAGCAAGCGATTGATTCAATCTTGTTTGTTGAGCAGGCAGAAAAGACGTTATACCAAGCCTTTTTACAGGTTAGGCAACAAGTTGAATCCTCGAAAGGCCAGTACAATTTTGAAGGACTTCTTGCGGCGCTTGAGGCTCTCCGACAGCCGATTGATGAATTTTTTACAGGTGTTATGGTGATGGTAGAAGATGAAGCTGTGCGAAATAATCGTTTGGCTTTACTCAAAGCGATTAGTGCCTTGTCAGGATTGGTAGCTGATTTTAATAAAATTATGGTCTAATCGTTTATCGGGCGAGCGAAAAAGTACAGGAGAGTCATGCTGAACGTAAGTTTCAATATGACTCTCCTGTTTTTTTATGCATGGAAAGTAACAGTGGAAACGGTACAGGAATCGTATTACAGGCGTTCCACCGTTCTACTTAACTTCTGCTTATAGTAAAAGATTTCTGTATCTGTTTGTTAGATTAAAGACTGTATGTGCAGTTTTTCTTAATAGGACTTACAGTTACCTTTTAGTCAGATAAAAAATAGATATTTTTTCAGACTAAAAAGAGGAGAAAACAAACTTATATAGTATATACTAATAAGGTTATTTTATTTAATAATATATACTGATTGGCGAATTATAATCATCTGAGGAGGAATTTAATATGAATAAAGCGGAAAAAGTAGTGCTGTGGTTTAATGAAATTAATAAAACAGAGGTTGATCTTGTAGGGGGAAAATCAGCATCACTTGGAGAACTTACTTCACGTACAAAGGTGCCTGTTCCTTATGGATTTGCTACAACTGCTCATGCTTATCGATTATTTGTGAAAGAAACAGGTCTTGATAATAAGATTGCCGAACTTTTATTAGGTTTACCTGATGTGGAAGATAGTTACCAGTTGCGCACGGTTAGTGCTGATATTCGCCAAGCCATTATGGATACGGTTATGCCAGAACATATTGCAGCGGATATTCGAGTTGCCTATGATGAGCTCGCAAAAAAAGTCGGAGAAGAAGCCCCATTTGTTGCTGTGCGTTCTAGTGCGACAGCGGAGGATTTGCCTGATGCTAGTTTTGCGGGGCAGCAGGAAAGTTATTTGAATGTGCGCGGAGCTGAAGAAGTAATTGAACGGGTGAAGGAATGCTATTCTTCCATGTTTACCGATCGTGCTGTTTATTATCGTGTAAAGAAAAATTTTGATCATTTAAGTGTTGCTTTAAGTGCTGTTGTTCAGATGATGGTGTTTTCTAAAGCCGCCGGGGTTATGTTTACTGTCGATGTGGCCACAGGAAATGATGAAAATATTCTAATAGAAGGTTCGTGGGGACTTGGTGAATATATTGTGCAAGGCACTGTAACGCCTGATAGTTTCTTGGTTGAGAAGAAAGGGCTCACTGTTCTCAATCAAAGTGTTCACGAAAAACCAATTATGTTGGTACGTAAGCCAGGCGGCGGCTGTGAAGAGCAGAAAGTTGCTGTTGAACTTAGTAAGTCACCTGTTTTAACAAATGATCAAATTCATCAGCTTGCTGAGTATTCGCTGGCGATTGAGAAGCATTATGGCTGTTATATGGATATTGAATGGGGGATTGATGAACGGGACGGCAAGCTTTGGATTTTGCAAGCACGGCCTGAAACAGTTTGGTCACGACGTAATAAAGAACAGGGAGGAAAACAAGGTACTGCTGTTAAATCTACCGAACTGACGGGACGTAAAGTCATTACGAAGGGTTTGCCTGCTAGTCCGGGGCGAGTAAGTGGCAAGGCCCATGTTATTTTAAATCCAAGCATGATTGATAGTTTTAAAGAGGGTGAAATTTTAGTTACGGAAATGACGGCACCTGATTGGGTTCCGGCTATGAAAAAGGCTAAGGCTATTGTAACAGATGCAGGCGGCATGACGTGTCATGCTTCGATTGTAAGCCGTGAGTTGGGGATTCCCTGTATTGTGGGTACAAAAAGTCGTGGCGTACAAGGAACAGTGAGTATTAATAACGGACAGGAAATTACGATTGATGCAACGAATGGTATTATATATGATGGTCTTATTCAAGATTTGGTTAAAAAAGACGAACAGTCGGCAGCCAGTGTACAAATTATGGAAACCTTTCCTGTTACAGGAACAAAGATTTACATGAATCTGGGTGACCCCGATTTGGCTGATCGCTATGCAGCGCTTCCTTGTGATGGAATTGGCTTGATGCGCGAGGAATTTATCTGGACAACGACCATTCATGAACATCCCCTTTATTTGATAGAGACAGGCCGTGCTGATTATGTCATTGACTCATTGGCTGAGGGCATTCGTAAAGTTTGCCAGGCACTAGCACCTCGTCCTGTTACTCTTAGATTTAGCGATTTTAAATCAAGTGAATATCGCGATTTAAGA
This genomic window from Pelorhabdus rhamnosifermentans contains:
- the glyQ gene encoding glycine--tRNA ligase subunit alpha, with protein sequence MTFQEIILSLQTYWAGQHCIIQQPYDVEKGAGTMNPATFLRALGPEPWHVAYVEPSRRPADGRYGDNPNRLFQHHQFQIIMKPSPANIQELYLSSLERLGIHPEEHDIRFVEDNWESPTLGAWGLGWEVWLDGMEITQFTYFQQVGSIDVKPVAVEITYGLERLAMYIQGKENVYDLEWVKNITYGDVFHQNEVEQSKYNFEVANTDLLFTLFDQYEQEAIRVIGEGLVLPAYDYVLKCSHTFNLLDARGAISVSERTAFIGRVRNMARLCAQNYLAQREKLGFPLLKGGQA
- the glyS gene encoding glycine--tRNA ligase subunit beta; this encodes MANDVLLEMGTEEIPAKFMPDILSQLENLARQKLSELRIDYGDVKTFGTPRRFSLFIAQLADKQGDKSAETKGPSLKVAFDQDGKPTKAAQGFARGQKVDVSQLVVREGYVYAQVFEAGQDVAGLLPDILIEIIGHLSFPKNMRWADLDVRFVRPIRWIVALHGTEIIPFTIAEVNSGRITRGHRFLGATSITVDNPQDYFVKLKENFVMVDPSERRTVITKQIKELAVAQGGTATIDQDLLEEVVYLVEYPTALCGRFEEKYLTLPPEALITPMREHQRYFPVFAADGKLIPVFITVRNGGREHLEIVQHGNERVLRARLADAEFFFEEDKKIPLDDQVNKLKTIVYQEGLGTLFDKTQRMEKLALLVAREAQIAVDQTILSRSAKLAKADLVTGMVCEFTELQGVMGRSYALLQGEKEAVAEAIFEHYLPRFAGDILPKTAAGRAIGIADKLDNIVATFSRGLIPTGSQDPYALRRQALGIVNILLNGKLHMSLRTLIDQSMDLLNLPGSQDRTELRQNVLDFFALRLKNVLAENQVRYDLIDAVLAEGVDDCYASYLKAGALSKFAAQESSTALIQALVRVNNLAKKDQEQAIDSILFVEQAEKTLYQAFLQVRQQVESSKGQYNFEGLLAALEALRQPIDEFFTGVMVMVEDEAVRNNRLALLKAISALSGLVADFNKIMV
- the ppsA gene encoding phosphoenolpyruvate synthase; protein product: MNKAEKVVLWFNEINKTEVDLVGGKSASLGELTSRTKVPVPYGFATTAHAYRLFVKETGLDNKIAELLLGLPDVEDSYQLRTVSADIRQAIMDTVMPEHIAADIRVAYDELAKKVGEEAPFVAVRSSATAEDLPDASFAGQQESYLNVRGAEEVIERVKECYSSMFTDRAVYYRVKKNFDHLSVALSAVVQMMVFSKAAGVMFTVDVATGNDENILIEGSWGLGEYIVQGTVTPDSFLVEKKGLTVLNQSVHEKPIMLVRKPGGGCEEQKVAVELSKSPVLTNDQIHQLAEYSLAIEKHYGCYMDIEWGIDERDGKLWILQARPETVWSRRNKEQGGKQGTAVKSTELTGRKVITKGLPASPGRVSGKAHVILNPSMIDSFKEGEILVTEMTAPDWVPAMKKAKAIVTDAGGMTCHASIVSRELGIPCIVGTKSRGVQGTVSINNGQEITIDATNGIIYDGLIQDLVKKDEQSAASVQIMETFPVTGTKIYMNLGDPDLADRYAALPCDGIGLMREEFIWTTTIHEHPLYLIETGRADYVIDSLAEGIRKVCQALAPRPVTLRFSDFKSSEYRDLRGGEKYEPFEPSSLLGWRGASRYYDPIYTEAFKLELQAVKKVREEFGFKNLHVMIPFCRTVEEAEKVTSLMAEQGLRRGADFKVWLMAEIPANIILADKFNQFVDGYSIGSNDLTMLVLGCDRDNETVSHLFNERDLAVRRAIRHLIDVAHQAGKTVSICGQAPSVYPDFAEFLIKSGIDSISVNPDAVKMTKKLVAQVEQRLVLDKLTGRGVMNKEDDAW